A genome region from Streptomyces antimycoticus includes the following:
- the recN gene encoding DNA repair protein RecN, with product MVVHVLEEMRIRALGVIDDAVVELSPGFTAVTGETGAGKTMVVTSLGLLLGGRADAALVRIGAKAAVVEGRITVDARSAAAVRAEEAGAELEDGVLLISRTLSAEGRSRAHVGGRSVPVGLLGELADDLVAVHGQTDQQGLLRPARQRQALDRYAGAAVAGPLEKYAGAYRRLRAVSAEWEELTTRARERAQEADLLRFGLEEVADAEPRPGEDAELAAEAERLGHAEALASAAALAHAALAGNPEDPEGVDAATLVAGAHRAVEAVRSHDSALAGLADRIGEIGILVSDVAGDLAGYADNLDADPIRLGAVEERRAALAQLTRKYGETIADVLAWAEQGAARLAELDGDDDRIGELAAERDALRAELGELAQTLTDARTEAAGRFAEAVTAELASLAMPHARVTFAISQTETEADGIEVGGRTVVFGPHGADEVELLLAPHPGAPPRPIAKGASGGELSRVMLAVEVVFAGSDPVPTYLFDEVDAGVGGKAAVEVGRRLARLARSAQVVVVTHLPQVAAFADRHLVVEKTNDGSVTRSGVKAMEGEDRVRELSRMLAGQEDSELARAHAEELLEAARTGR from the coding sequence ATGGTCGTGCACGTGCTGGAGGAGATGCGGATACGTGCGCTGGGCGTCATCGACGACGCGGTCGTCGAGCTGTCGCCCGGCTTCACCGCGGTGACCGGTGAGACCGGCGCGGGCAAGACCATGGTCGTCACCAGCCTCGGGCTGCTGCTGGGCGGCCGGGCCGATGCCGCCCTGGTGCGGATCGGGGCCAAGGCGGCGGTCGTCGAGGGGCGCATTACGGTCGACGCCCGTTCGGCGGCGGCCGTAAGGGCCGAGGAAGCGGGGGCCGAGCTCGAGGACGGCGTGCTGCTGATCAGCCGTACGCTCTCCGCCGAGGGGCGGTCGCGCGCGCATGTGGGCGGCCGGTCGGTGCCCGTGGGGCTGCTGGGCGAGCTGGCCGACGATCTGGTGGCCGTGCACGGCCAGACCGATCAGCAGGGCCTGCTGCGGCCCGCCCGGCAGCGGCAGGCGCTGGACCGGTACGCGGGGGCCGCGGTGGCCGGGCCCCTGGAGAAGTACGCGGGGGCCTATCGCCGGCTGCGCGCCGTCTCGGCCGAGTGGGAGGAATTGACCACGCGGGCCCGCGAGCGCGCGCAGGAGGCGGATCTGCTGCGGTTCGGGCTCGAAGAGGTCGCGGACGCCGAGCCCCGGCCCGGAGAGGACGCCGAGCTGGCGGCCGAGGCCGAACGGCTGGGGCACGCCGAGGCCCTGGCGTCCGCCGCCGCCCTCGCGCACGCCGCCCTCGCCGGGAACCCGGAGGACCCGGAGGGCGTGGACGCGGCCACCCTGGTCGCGGGCGCCCATCGCGCCGTGGAGGCCGTGCGCTCCCATGACTCGGCGCTGGCCGGGCTCGCCGACCGGATCGGTGAGATCGGCATCCTGGTGTCCGATGTGGCCGGGGACCTCGCGGGGTACGCCGACAACCTCGACGCCGACCCGATCCGCCTGGGGGCCGTCGAGGAGCGCCGCGCCGCGCTGGCGCAGTTGACCCGTAAGTACGGCGAGACCATCGCGGACGTGCTGGCCTGGGCGGAGCAGGGCGCCGCCCGGCTGGCCGAACTCGACGGCGACGACGACCGCATCGGCGAGCTGGCCGCCGAGCGCGACGCGCTCCGCGCCGAGCTGGGCGAGCTGGCGCAGACGCTCACCGACGCCCGTACGGAGGCGGCGGGGCGTTTCGCGGAGGCGGTCACCGCCGAGCTGGCCTCGCTGGCGATGCCGCATGCCCGGGTCACGTTCGCGATCAGCCAGACCGAGACGGAGGCGGACGGCATCGAGGTGGGCGGCCGCACGGTCGTTTTCGGGCCGCATGGCGCCGACGAGGTCGAGCTGCTGCTCGCCCCGCATCCGGGCGCTCCGCCCCGGCCGATCGCCAAGGGCGCCTCCGGGGGTGAGCTGTCCCGGGTGATGCTCGCGGTGGAGGTCGTGTTCGCGGGCTCCGACCCCGTGCCGACGTATCTCTTCGACGAGGTGGACGCGGGTGTCGGCGGTAAGGCGGCGGTCGAGGTGGGCCGCCGGCTGGCCCGGCTCGCGCGCTCCGCGCAGGTCGTGGTGGTCACCCATCTGCCGCAGGTCGCGGCGTTCGCCGACCGGCATCTGGTGGTCGAGAAGACCAACGACGGGTCGGTGACACGCAGCGGGGTGAAGGCCATGGAGGGCGAGGACCGCGTACGGGAGCTGTCGCGGATGCTCGCGGGCCAGGAGGACTCCGAACTCGCGCGGGCGCATGCGGAAGAGCTCCTGGAGGCGGCACGCACGGGACGCTGA
- a CDS encoding glycoside hydrolase family 64 protein, which yields MISRRKLLGGIAASAAAAGTGLAFAGGRASGAPSAKAAASLPLTVVNKTGQYDNASVWLYIVGNEGDRQVHVTPDGTIAPVAMSDNGSDGFTDYAIPLAGSGDTKLNLPQMSGRIYVALGSKLKLKVVEDGAGKAALQYPAGWVSGDPNFDIMHDCAEFTYNDSGMFCNTTMVDMFSVPLSIHLTGAQDQTTGTLKDGARAKVFSDLAGVDAYKKLIVGDNLRVIAPGHGMGAGLFAEDYFASYIDQVWDAYGSKDLKVTTNAGTFTGRVSGGKFAFIGPASVSFDKPSTKDVLFCDGALAAPNDGTTGPVAAILGAGFNRTTLHNTDAQPTTDPAAFYGEEVTNHYAKAMHAATVDGKAYGFAFDDVAEFASYIQDTAPKGITLTLTPF from the coding sequence ATGATCAGTCGCAGGAAGCTGCTGGGTGGCATAGCCGCCTCCGCCGCTGCCGCGGGAACCGGCCTGGCCTTCGCCGGCGGCCGCGCAAGCGGTGCGCCGAGCGCGAAGGCCGCCGCCTCCCTGCCCCTGACTGTCGTCAACAAGACGGGGCAGTACGACAACGCATCGGTCTGGCTCTACATCGTCGGCAACGAGGGCGACCGGCAGGTGCACGTCACCCCCGACGGCACCATCGCCCCCGTCGCGATGTCCGACAACGGCTCGGACGGCTTCACCGACTACGCGATCCCGCTGGCCGGAAGCGGTGACACCAAGCTGAACCTGCCGCAGATGTCGGGCCGGATCTATGTCGCGCTCGGCTCGAAGCTCAAACTGAAGGTGGTCGAGGACGGGGCGGGCAAGGCCGCACTGCAGTACCCGGCCGGCTGGGTGTCCGGCGACCCGAACTTCGACATCATGCACGACTGCGCGGAGTTCACGTACAACGACTCCGGGATGTTCTGCAACACCACCATGGTGGACATGTTCAGCGTCCCGCTGTCGATCCACCTCACCGGCGCCCAGGACCAGACGACCGGCACCCTCAAGGACGGCGCCCGCGCCAAGGTCTTCTCCGACCTCGCCGGCGTCGACGCCTACAAGAAGCTGATCGTCGGCGACAATCTGCGGGTGATCGCTCCGGGCCATGGCATGGGCGCGGGGCTGTTCGCGGAGGACTACTTCGCGTCCTACATCGACCAGGTCTGGGACGCCTACGGATCGAAGGACCTCAAGGTCACCACCAACGCGGGCACCTTCACCGGCCGGGTGAGCGGCGGGAAGTTCGCCTTCATCGGCCCGGCGTCGGTCTCCTTCGACAAGCCCTCCACCAAGGACGTGCTGTTCTGCGACGGCGCGCTGGCCGCGCCCAACGACGGGACGACGGGCCCGGTCGCGGCGATCCTCGGCGCGGGCTTCAACCGCACCACGCTGCACAACACCGACGCCCAGCCGACCACCGACCCGGCCGCCTTCTACGGCGAGGAGGTCACCAACCACTACGCCAAGGCCATGCACGCGGCGACCGTGGACGGCAAGGCGTACGGCTTCGCCTTCGATGACGTGGCCGAGTTCGCGTCCTACATCCAGGACACCGCCCCCAAGGGGATCACGCTCACCCTGACGCCGTTCTAG
- a CDS encoding TlyA family RNA methyltransferase produces MTRPRRVRLDAELVRRKLARSREHASQLIAAGRVTVGGAVATKPATQVETSAAVVVIEDDSDPDYVSRGGHKLAGALYAFSEEYREGAGAGQNSGVRPAPGAGTGAGAGLKVVGRRALDAGASTGGFTDVLLRAGVAQVLAVDVGYGQLAWSLQNDERVSVYDRTNVRELTLEGIGGEPVDLVVGDLSFIPLGLVLPALVRCAAPDADLVLMVKPQFEVGKERLGSGGVVRSADLRAEAVRTVAGRAAELGLGVLGVTASPLPGPSGNVEYFLWMRAGAPALDPADVDRAVAEGPS; encoded by the coding sequence GTGACCCGCCCACGACGCGTACGACTCGACGCGGAGCTGGTGCGCCGCAAGCTGGCGCGTTCGCGTGAGCATGCGAGCCAGCTGATCGCCGCGGGCCGGGTCACCGTCGGCGGGGCGGTGGCGACCAAACCGGCCACGCAGGTGGAGACCAGCGCGGCCGTCGTCGTGATCGAGGACGACAGCGATCCGGATTACGTCTCGCGCGGTGGCCACAAGCTCGCGGGCGCGCTGTACGCGTTCAGCGAGGAGTACCGGGAGGGCGCGGGCGCGGGGCAGAACTCCGGGGTCCGCCCGGCCCCGGGAGCGGGCACTGGTGCCGGAGCCGGGTTGAAGGTCGTCGGGCGGCGGGCGCTGGACGCGGGCGCGTCGACCGGAGGCTTCACGGACGTCCTGCTGCGCGCGGGTGTCGCGCAGGTGCTCGCCGTCGACGTCGGCTACGGCCAGCTCGCCTGGTCGCTGCAGAACGATGAACGCGTCAGTGTTTATGACCGTACAAACGTACGCGAGCTGACACTTGAGGGGATTGGTGGGGAACCGGTGGATCTGGTGGTCGGTGACCTCTCCTTCATCCCGCTCGGGCTGGTACTGCCCGCCCTCGTGCGGTGCGCGGCGCCCGACGCCGATCTGGTGCTGATGGTCAAACCACAGTTCGAGGTCGGCAAGGAGCGGCTGGGCAGCGGGGGAGTGGTCCGCAGCGCCGACCTGCGCGCCGAAGCGGTGCGCACAGTGGCCGGGCGGGCGGCGGAACTCGGACTGGGCGTGCTGGGCGTGACCGCCAGCCCGCTCCCGGGGCCGTCGGGCAATGTCGAGTACTTTTTGTGGATGCGCGCCGGGGCGCCGGCACTGGACCCGGCGGATGTTGACCGTGCAGTGGCGGAGGGGCCCAGTTGA
- a CDS encoding sterol-binding protein, with translation MATLEQCRSALDKLAENLASANGDLRSAAALDRSVSCWITDLDTTFAGRLADSRIEDVTTEPGPPAERAQIRLAMTGDDLVALVDGELHFARAWGSGRIKLEAGLRDLLRLRKLL, from the coding sequence ATGGCGACCTTGGAACAGTGCCGCAGTGCACTCGACAAACTGGCGGAGAACCTCGCGAGCGCGAACGGGGACCTGCGCAGCGCTGCCGCGCTCGATCGCTCCGTCAGCTGCTGGATCACCGACCTGGACACCACCTTCGCCGGCCGTCTCGCGGACAGCCGGATCGAGGATGTGACGACCGAGCCGGGGCCGCCCGCCGAGCGTGCGCAGATCCGGCTGGCGATGACCGGCGACGACCTGGTGGCCCTGGTCGACGGTGAGCTGCACTTCGCACGGGCGTGGGGCAGCGGACGGATCAAGCTCGAGGCTGGGCTGCGCGACCTGCTGCGACTGCGGAAGCTGCTCTAG
- a CDS encoding FecCD family ABC transporter permease, whose protein sequence is MNASKRISKRGTRAVTLRTAGLSLRLDVRGAVVGLLLLVVALAMSVVLIGTGDFPLAPADVLRTLAGNGTVAQDFIVNELRLPRILVGLLVGAALGMAGAIFQSISRNPLGSPDVIGLGQGSAAGALAVIVLLQGDPTEVAIGALGGGLLTGLAVYTLAWRRGVHGYRLVLVGIGTSAMLTAVNGYLLTRADLPDATRAVVWIAGSLNGRDCAQVWPLACVCAVLLPVALGQARNLRMLEMGDDSAYALGVRVERTRLVLMFAAVVLTAAATAAAGPVAFVALVAPQLARRLTRSSGPNLLPAAWMGAALLVTADWAAQRAFGADQLPVGVLTGMLGGAYLLWLLVTERRAGRI, encoded by the coding sequence GTGAACGCGAGCAAGCGCATCAGCAAGCGCGGGACGCGCGCGGTCACGCTGCGCACCGCCGGCCTCTCGCTGCGCCTGGACGTCCGCGGCGCGGTCGTGGGGCTGCTGCTGCTCGTCGTGGCGCTGGCGATGAGCGTGGTCCTGATCGGCACCGGCGACTTCCCCCTCGCCCCCGCCGATGTCCTGCGCACCCTGGCCGGAAACGGCACCGTGGCCCAGGACTTCATCGTCAACGAACTGCGGCTGCCGCGGATCCTGGTGGGGCTGCTGGTGGGGGCGGCCCTCGGGATGGCAGGGGCGATCTTCCAGTCCATCTCCCGCAATCCGCTGGGCAGTCCGGACGTGATCGGCCTCGGCCAGGGGTCGGCGGCCGGGGCGCTCGCCGTGATCGTCCTCCTCCAGGGCGATCCGACCGAGGTCGCCATCGGCGCGCTCGGCGGCGGCCTGCTGACCGGGCTCGCGGTCTACACCCTGGCCTGGCGGCGGGGCGTGCACGGATACCGGCTGGTGCTGGTGGGCATCGGCACGTCCGCGATGCTCACCGCCGTCAACGGCTATCTGCTCACCAGGGCCGACCTCCCGGACGCGACCCGCGCGGTGGTGTGGATCGCCGGATCGCTCAACGGTCGGGACTGCGCCCAGGTGTGGCCGCTGGCGTGCGTCTGCGCGGTGCTCCTGCCCGTGGCCCTCGGGCAGGCGCGGAACCTGCGGATGCTGGAGATGGGCGACGACAGCGCGTACGCCCTCGGGGTGCGGGTCGAGCGGACCCGGCTGGTGCTCATGTTCGCGGCCGTCGTGCTCACCGCCGCCGCCACGGCCGCCGCCGGTCCCGTCGCCTTCGTGGCGCTCGTCGCCCCGCAACTCGCCCGCAGGCTCACCCGCTCGTCCGGGCCCAACCTGCTCCCCGCGGCCTGGATGGGCGCCGCCCTGCTGGTCACCGCCGACTGGGCGGCCCAGCGGGCCTTTGGCGCCGACCAGCTTCCGGTCGGGGTGCTGACGGGGATGCTGGGCGGGGCGTATCTGCTGTGGCTGCTGGTGACTGAGCGCAGGGCGGGGCGGATATGA
- a CDS encoding NAD kinase: protein MPVTEHVPSMPTAEPTADRTVFLLAHTGRPAAIRSAELVVQGLLRSGIGVRVLAAEAADLPLPPAVERVDAGRDVLNGCELLIVLGGDGTLLRGAEFARVSGVPMLGVNLGRVGFLAEAERDDLDKVVDRVVTRQYEVEERMTIDVLVRNDGHIVHTDWALNEASVEKAARERLLEVVTEVDNRPVSRFGGDGVVCATPTGSTAYAFSAGGPVVWPEVEALLMVPISAHALFAKPLVTSPKSVLAVEVQPQTPHGVLWCDGRRTVELPAGARVEVRRGAVPVRLARLHHASFTDRLVAKFALPVAGWRGAPH from the coding sequence ATGCCTGTAACGGAGCATGTGCCGTCGATGCCGACGGCCGAGCCGACGGCGGACCGCACTGTCTTCCTGCTTGCGCACACCGGCCGCCCGGCGGCCATCCGCAGCGCCGAACTGGTCGTTCAGGGGCTGCTGCGCAGCGGTATCGGGGTACGGGTGCTCGCCGCCGAGGCCGCGGACCTGCCGCTGCCACCCGCTGTCGAGCGCGTCGACGCGGGCCGTGACGTGCTGAACGGCTGTGAGCTGCTGATCGTGCTCGGCGGGGACGGGACGCTGCTGCGCGGAGCGGAGTTCGCCCGGGTCTCGGGCGTGCCGATGCTCGGCGTGAACCTCGGCCGGGTGGGCTTCCTGGCCGAGGCCGAGCGGGACGACCTCGACAAGGTCGTGGACCGGGTGGTGACCCGGCAGTACGAGGTCGAGGAGCGGATGACGATCGATGTGCTCGTCCGCAACGACGGGCACATCGTGCACACGGACTGGGCGCTGAACGAGGCGTCGGTCGAGAAGGCGGCGCGTGAGCGGCTGCTCGAGGTCGTCACGGAGGTCGACAACCGGCCGGTCTCGCGCTTCGGCGGCGACGGCGTGGTCTGCGCGACCCCGACCGGCTCGACGGCCTACGCGTTCTCGGCGGGCGGGCCGGTGGTGTGGCCCGAGGTGGAGGCGCTGCTGATGGTGCCGATCAGCGCCCATGCGCTGTTCGCCAAGCCGCTGGTGACGTCGCCGAAGTCGGTGCTCGCGGTGGAGGTGCAGCCGCAGACTCCGCATGGGGTGCTGTGGTGCGACGGCCGCCGCACGGTGGAGCTGCCGGCGGGGGCGCGGGTGGAGGTACGGCGGGGCGCGGTACCGGTGCGGCTGGCCCGGCTCCACCATGCGTCGTTCACGGACCGCTTGGTCGCCAAGTTCGCGCTGCCGGTGGCGGGGTGGCGGGGGGCGCCGCACTAG
- a CDS encoding ABC transporter ATP-binding protein, translating to MAEGLTLAYDRRTVAEELSVTIPDHSFTVIVGPNACGKSTLLRALSRMLKPVAGSVLLDGQAIGAMPAKKVARTLGLLPQSSIAPDGITVADLVARGRYPHQGLLRQWSETDERIVDESMAATGVAELADRYVDELSGGQRQRVWIAMAIAQQTPLLLLDEPTTYLDIQHQIDVLDLCAQLHEEQGRTLVAVLHDLNHAARYATHLIAMRGGEVVAEGAPGDVVTAELVERVFGLPCQVIDDPETGTPLVIPAARRSRTARVEAPSPLAGAVSEP from the coding sequence ATGGCGGAGGGGCTGACCCTCGCCTACGACCGGCGCACCGTGGCCGAGGAGCTGTCCGTGACCATCCCCGACCACTCGTTCACGGTGATCGTCGGGCCGAACGCCTGCGGCAAGTCGACCCTGCTGCGCGCCCTGTCCCGGATGCTGAAGCCGGTGGCCGGATCGGTGCTGCTGGACGGGCAGGCGATCGGCGCGATGCCCGCCAAGAAGGTCGCCCGCACCCTCGGGCTGCTGCCCCAGTCCTCGATCGCCCCGGACGGGATCACCGTCGCCGATCTGGTCGCCCGCGGCCGCTATCCGCACCAGGGGCTGCTGCGGCAGTGGTCGGAGACGGACGAGCGGATCGTCGACGAGTCGATGGCGGCGACCGGGGTGGCGGAGCTCGCGGATCGCTATGTCGACGAATTGTCCGGCGGTCAGCGCCAGCGGGTATGGATCGCGATGGCCATCGCCCAGCAGACCCCGCTGCTGCTCCTCGACGAGCCCACGACCTATCTGGACATCCAGCACCAGATCGATGTGCTGGACCTGTGCGCCCAGCTCCACGAGGAGCAGGGCCGCACCCTCGTCGCCGTTCTGCACGACCTGAACCACGCCGCCCGCTACGCCACCCATCTGATCGCGATGCGCGGCGGCGAGGTCGTCGCCGAGGGGGCGCCGGGGGACGTGGTCACGGCGGAGCTGGTGGAGCGGGTCTTCGGGCTGCCGTGCCAGGTGATCGACGACCCGGAGACGGGGACCCCGCTGGTCATCCCGGCCGCCCGCCGGTCCCGTACGGCACGGGTCGAGGCGCCTTCGCCGCTGGCGGGTGCGGTGAGCGAGCCCTGA
- a CDS encoding glycosyltransferase family 4 protein, which produces MSSTASSTPVPPHGQPSLHAVQVLGGGSSGSGVHVRSLSAGLVARGLRVTVCGPWSAERGYGFAQTGARFTGLDALTGAGSMASLRRATHGAALVHAHGLRSGLLAAVALRGRNVPLIVTWHTRVDAEGARARLVALMERRVARAAAIVLGASSDLVERARARGARDARLAPVAVPAPRRAPEPGDGHRQKARAELGVVERPLLVTAGRLEAVAGHGPLLDAARRWRGLDPQPLLVVAGEGPDRAVLQRRIDLEGLPVRLLGRREDVPGLLSAADVAVLSSRWEARSLLAQEALHAGVPLVATAVGGVPELVGDAAELVPYGDPEALAEAVTGLLADPMRRVELAAAGRARTAGWPTEDDTVAHVLSVYDELVQTFLREGVDGPGR; this is translated from the coding sequence GTGAGCAGTACCGCGAGTAGCACCCCGGTCCCGCCGCACGGGCAGCCGTCGCTGCACGCCGTTCAGGTGCTGGGAGGGGGGAGTTCGGGCAGCGGGGTGCATGTGCGGTCGCTGTCGGCCGGGCTGGTGGCGCGCGGGCTGCGGGTGACCGTCTGCGGGCCCTGGAGCGCCGAGCGGGGCTACGGCTTCGCCCAGACGGGAGCGCGGTTCACCGGGCTCGACGCCCTGACGGGCGCCGGAAGCATGGCGTCGCTGCGCAGGGCCACCCACGGGGCGGCCCTGGTGCACGCCCACGGGCTGCGTTCGGGGCTGCTGGCCGCGGTGGCGCTGCGTGGCCGGAATGTGCCGCTGATCGTCACCTGGCACACCCGTGTGGACGCCGAGGGGGCGCGGGCCCGCCTCGTCGCGCTGATGGAGCGCCGGGTGGCGCGGGCCGCCGCGATCGTGCTGGGGGCCTCCTCGGATCTGGTGGAGCGGGCCCGGGCCCGTGGCGCCCGCGACGCGCGGCTGGCCCCGGTCGCGGTGCCCGCCCCGCGCCGGGCGCCGGAGCCGGGCGATGGCCACCGCCAGAAGGCGCGGGCCGAACTGGGCGTGGTGGAGCGGCCGTTGCTGGTCACGGCGGGCCGGCTGGAGGCGGTGGCCGGACACGGCCCGCTGTTGGACGCGGCGCGGCGCTGGCGCGGGCTGGATCCGCAGCCGCTGCTGGTGGTGGCGGGGGAGGGGCCGGACCGTGCGGTGCTGCAGCGCCGGATCGACCTGGAAGGGCTGCCGGTACGGCTGCTCGGCCGACGTGAGGATGTGCCGGGGCTGCTCTCCGCGGCCGATGTAGCGGTGCTTTCCAGCCGCTGGGAGGCGCGCTCGCTGCTGGCCCAGGAGGCGCTGCACGCGGGGGTGCCGCTGGTGGCGACGGCGGTGGGCGGGGTGCCGGAGCTGGTCGGGGACGCCGCCGAACTCGTCCCCTACGGCGACCCGGAGGCCCTGGCAGAGGCGGTGACCGGGCTGCTCGCCGATCCGATGCGCCGGGTGGAGCTCGCCGCGGCGGGGCGGGCGCGGACGGCCGGCTGGCCGACCGAGGACGACACCGTCGCCCATGTCCTCAGCGTCTACGATGAGTTGGTGCAGACCTTTCTGCGTGAAGGGGTTGACGGGCCCGGTCGTTGA